The following is a genomic window from Prevotella nigrescens.
ATAAAATGGCATTAGATATCTTTGCTTTTACAGGAGATATGCTTGGAGCTGCATGTGCAGATTTTGCCGCTTTTACTTCTCCGGAAGCTTTTGTTTTCTTTGGAGGTCTAACCAAAGCTGGCGATTTGCTAATGAATCCTATTAAAGAAGCATATCAGAAATATGTATTGCCAATTTATAAAGATAATGTAAAGTTCCTTGTAAGTTCGCTTGACGATGCTGCAGCAGCGGTTTTAGGAGCGTCAGCCATTGGTTGGGAAATGTAATTGCAGATCTTTAAGTACGGTACAACTGTCCGTAACTCAAAGAAGATTATAAGAAAAGTATAAACTTTTGATTTAATAGACCTTGACAATATTTAATCAAGGTCTATTTCATTTTGTCTGAGTTGAGAATTGTTATTTGTTTGCCATCGATTTTAATAGCGCCATTATCTTCAAACTCAGAAAGACATCGCAACAATGAGAACTTTTGTATTCCAAATGTATCAGCAATCTCTTGTCGACTATTGATTAGTTTTATAGTACGACTTTGTTGTTCTCTTGCTGCTTTCATTAAAAAATAAGCTACTTTTTCTCGAACAGTAAAAAGAGAAACCATGCGAAGTTTCTGGGTAAGAAAGACGTCGATTGAAGAAAGAAGTTGAATGAAATTCATACGCATACGCTCGTTTGAATCAATCAAATATTTAAGTTCCGATGGCTTCATACGCATAATTGTTGTATGTTGTGTTGTCTCCACACTAACAGGCATAGCATTATTTTTAGCAAAAATAAAGGCAGGAGCTATCAAAATACAAGCCTTTAAACGATCTATCTGGACTTGTTTTCCAGATAAACCTGTCATTCGTGATATTAATTCGCCTTTAAGAATAAAATCAGCATACTTACATGGCATACCAGCAAGCGTATATATTTCTTTCGCAGGGTACTCCACTATCTTATAATTTATTGTTTGTAGTACATCTTTTATCTCTTTAGCGGTTAATCCATTGAAAAAAGGACTATTGGCGAGTGTCTCGTACATTGATACTTCCATTATTATTTATTTTATGAGATAACGTATTGTATGACTCTTTATTGTCATAATAATAAAAATCCCTCGATAAGATATCGAGGGACTTAATCAATTTTAGAAAATGTATTTTTGTATATCTTCTTCTACTGTTCCATTGCCAGCAAGTCCAAAGTTTTCTACTAAAACCTTTAGAACATTTTCTGATACGAAGGCAGGAAGTGTAGGACCAATATGTATATTCTTTACTCCAAGGGAGAGAAGTGCAAGAAGTACGATAACAGCTTTCTGTTCATACCATGCAATGTTGAAGAAAATTGGTAAATCGTTGATATCATTAGCTCCAAAAATTTCTTTCAGTTTGAGTGCAACCACTGCCCAAGAGTAAGAATCGTTACATTGTCCTGCATCTAAAACGCGTGGAATTCCATTGATATCTCCAAGATTTAATTTGTTGTATTTGTATTTAGCACAGCCACTGGTAAGAATTACTACATCTTTTGGTAATGCTTTAGCAAACTCTTCATAATAATTACGGCTCTTCATACGACCATCGCAACCACTCATAACAACAAATTTCCGAATGGCGCCACTTTTAACAGCCTCTACTATTTTATCTGCAAGAGCAAATACTTGTGCATGTGCAAATCCACCTACAATCTCACCTTTCTCAATTTCTTGTGGAGCTTCACAAGTTTTTGCCAGTGCAATGACTTCCGAGAAGTCTTTCTTTCCATCTTTACCAGCAACAATGTGTTTCCAGCCGGGATAACCTGTAGCATTGGTTGTAAATACCCTATCGGCATAACTTGCATTCTTTGCAGGTGGGACTATACAGTTCGTTGTGAAAATAACAGGTCCATTGAAAGTTGTAAATTCTTCCTTTTGTTTCCACCACGCATTACCATAGTTTCCTACAAGATGTTTGTATTTTTTAAGGCGAGGATAATAGTGGGCTGGCAACATTTCGCTGTGAGTATAAACGTCAACTCCTGTTCCCTCGGCCTGAATTAATAGTTCCTCTATGTCTTTAAGGTCGTGTCCTGAGATAAGAATACCAGGATTTTTACCCACACCGATATTAACCTTTGTAAGTTCAGGGTTGCCGTATGCACCTGTATTTGCCTTGTCGAGCAATGCCATCGCATCTACACCGTATTTACCTGTTTCGAGAACAAGGCTAAGAAGCGTATCCATATCCGCATTAGGATTACTAATCTCAGAAAGAGCTTTGCACATAAATGCTATAATCTCATCGTTCGTTTCGTCCAAGCGAGAAGCATGATCATAATATGCAGACATACCTTTAAGACCAAGTATTGTTAATTCTTTTAATGAACGGAGATCTGGATTTTCGTTTCGAAGAACTCCTTCACGTATTCCTTCTTCTGAATAATCAGACTTTTCACCTCCCCAATGAACTTCTTGATAATCAGGAAGTGATATATTTTTGATAGATGCTTCCTTTATTAATTTTTTCTTAAGAATCAAACCGGCATCTACTTTGTTTAGAATACTTTGGTCGTCAAAGTTCGCATTTGTTATTGTTGCAAACAATGAATCAACAACGTAATCTGCAACTTCCTTTGATGGTTTTCCACCCAAAGCATGTTGAATTGTGCCTACACCACGTACAACGCTAATTAATAAATCTTGCCATTTTGAAGTTTCTGCTTCTTTACCGCATACACCTTTAATGGTACAACCTGTTCCTTTTGCTGTTTCCTGACATTGAAAACAGAACATTTTATTTTCACTCATAATGTTTTTAAAAATTTTTGATGCAAAGGTACCTTCTTTAAATTTTTAATGTAGGTAACATTTGTGCCTAATGAATGTTAAAATGATGTTAAATTATATATGCCTACAATGTTATTATTTTCAGTTAGTTATACTGTCGAAGAAAATTATAATTAATTTTTTCAGATTTTTAATTACAAAATACTGGTGGTGCAATAAAATTGAAGCCACTTCTATATTGATTTGATATTTAATCAGTTATAACGTTCTTAGTTTTTTTGATTTGAAATGGTAAGAGTAATTTTGCAGCCTAAATCTGCAAGATTATGAATATTGGAAAGTACATATTCTCTCAAGTCATAGACTTTGTTCCTCGTTACCAGTTTGATAAACTTGTCACGAAATATAAAGGTGATAGACATTCAAGAGAATTAAACAGCTATAATCATCTGTTACATTTATTGTTCGGTCAGATTACTGGCTGTGATTCCTTAAGAGACATATGTATGTGCCTGACAGCACATCATAATATATTGTATCATTTAGGAATTCGCAAAACAGTCACTCATTCTTCGTTATCTCGAGCCAATGAGAACCGCAACTATCACATATACGAGGAACTGGGCAAATATCTCATTGAACAAGTACGTCCATTGTATTCAGAGACAAAATTGTCAGAGGTATCTGTTGACAATGTACTTTATGCTTTAGACTCCACAACAATATCAACAAGCATAGTGCTTGCAACCTGGGCTTTGGGTAAATACAGTAAGGGAGCAGTTAAAATGCACACATTACTTGATTTACATGGAAGCATTCCTGCCAGCATTCATATTACAGACGGCAAATGGCATGACAGTAACGAACTGGATAGGATTGAGCCAGAGCCACTTGCATTTTATATGATGGATAAGGCATATGTGGACTTTGATGCATTATACAGATTTCATAAGGCTGGTGCATTTTGGATTTGCCGTCCAAAAGACAACATGCGATATGAGATTGTAGACCACAAAGAAGACTTTGATGTAAGCACTGGAGTAAGAGGCGATTTTACAATACGCCTAACTACATGCAAATCCAGAAAGCTATATCCTGAACATATCCGAAAAGTGTGTTACTATGATGCAGTCAACGGTAAAGAAGTCGAATTCATAACCAATAACTTTGAGATTGAAGCATTAGAAATTGCAAATCTCTATAGACACAGATGGGATATTGAGGTCTTCTTCAAATGGATCAAACAAAATATTGTTGTCAAGACTTTATGGGGATTTTCAAAGAATGCGGTAAGCACCCATCTGTGGGTTGCAATTATCACATATCTTCTAATTGCCAAGATGAAGCATGAGTACAAAAGCCCATATTCAATAACAGAGGTGGCTACTTTAATAAGAATTTCAGTACTTGAAAAAGTAAACTTGAAAGAGCTTATAACGGAGCAAGACCCTCTTCCATCTCATAATCAATATGTCAAAGAACGATCTCTTTTTGATGATATTTAATTACCGTGCAATTTTATTGCACCAGTACTAATTACAAAATAAAAATTTATAATTAAAACTTCCTGCGAATTTAATTATAACTTAGAAAATAGTTTATATCGCATAATATGGTTAGTGCTGGTAATATCGTTTTTGTAATTTTTAGAAGATTCTGAATGGGATAATTTATTGAGATTTTTTATTCGCCATAATGTGCAATGAACATTTCATTCAAAAAATCTATTACCGCAAAAGTCTCAATGTTTAGAAAGTAAGGAAGAAATATGTTTTTTGCTCAAATTGTATGCTAAATTAAAAAATACATTGTACAGAGAAAGTAATTATTATTTTTTTTATTAAGCCAAGAAAGTTTGTGGAGGCGATAATAATAAAATCGTATGAATTAATTTTGAATAGAGATAGAAGAAATATGCGATTATTTCTCCCAAAATTTTGTGTATCCAAAAAACTTCCTTATATTTGCATCGCAAGAAAATAAAGGGTTTCTTAACCTAAATCAAACAATCGCTGGACAATGATAGACTATCAGAGGACGGCACAAAAAATAAATTTCTAAAGCAATTATGGAGAATAAAAGAACATGCCTTTATGACAAGCATGTAGCATTAGGAGCTTTGATTTCACCATTTGGTGGTTTCGATATGCCTATTCAGTATTCAAGTATTATCGATGAGCACAATGCAGTAAGAAAGCATTGTGGTGTTTTTGATGTGTCTCATATGGGCGAACTTGTTGTTTCGGGCAACGAAGCAGAGAAATTTGTCAATTATATCTTCACTAACGACGTTACGGGCTTGGCCGTTGGCAAAGTGCTTTATGGTATGTTCTGTATGGAAGATGGTGGGGTTGTAGACGATACTTGTATTTGCAAAGTAGGCGAAAATGAGTTTATCTTAACTGTAAATGCTGCTAACATAGAAAAAGACTACGAATGGCTAAAGAAACATACAAAAGGTTTCGACGTAAAACTTGTTAACGATAGCGAGAAATATGGACAGCTTGCTATTCAAGGACCAGAAGCAGAGAAGATTATACAAGAAAAACTGGGTATTCCTTGCTCTGATTTGAAGTTTTACGAAGTTAAGAAGTTGAAGCACGAGGGCGAAGATATTATTATCTCCCGCACGGGTTATACAGGTGAAGATGGTTTTGAACTTTATGGAGCTCCTGCATATATAGTAAAGATGTGGGATAAATTAATGGAAGCAGGCGTAACTCCTTGTGGCCTTGGATGTCGCGATACATTACGTTTCGAAGCCGGTATGCCACTTTACGGACATGAACTGTCTGAAACAATAACACCTGTTATGGCAGGTCTTTCTATGTTTGTAAAATTCGATAAAGAAAAATTCCTTGGTAAAGAAGCATTATTAAAACAGAAAACAGAAGGCGTAACAAAACGTCTCCGTGGTTTGTGGTTAGACGATAATGCAATACCACGTAATGGCTATAAAGTATTTAAAGATGGCAAGGAAGTGGGTGAGATAACAACAGGTTATAAACTTATTTCTGTTGAAAGAAGTTGTGCAGTGGCATTGGTCGATGCTGATATAAAGATGGAAGACCGTGTAGAAGTTCAAATACGCAAGAAATTCTTCCCGGCAACAGTAGGTAAGAAAAAGTTCTACGACCCACATTATGTAAAGTAAACAGTTAAAATGAGAGTGTTTCAGCATTGCTGCATTCCCACCTTATGTATATAGAAACTTAAAATTAATAAAACAGTAAAAGATAAAATGGCAAAAGTTATTGAAGGACTCTACTACGCAGAGTCACATGAGTATGTAAAAGTTGAAGGCGACATTGCTTATATTGGTATTACAGACTATGCACAGCATGCACTTGGCAACGTGGTTTACGTTGATATGCCTGAAGCCGAAGATGAATTTGAAGCCGAAGAAGGTTTTGGAGCAGTAGAGAGTGTGAAAGCTGCGTCTGACCTTAATGCACCAGTATCTTTTAAAGTGTTAGAAGTAAACGAAGCACTTGAAGATCAACCAGAACTTATTAATCAGGATCCTTATAAAAACTGGATTCTTAAAGTGGAACTTACAGACAAATCTGAACTTGATAATCTTATGGATGCAAAGAGCTACGAAGAGTTCTGCGCAAAATAGTTTATAAGAAAACAAAAGTTATTAACATATAGCTGTTTTCCTTCTCAAAGTAAGTCCTTGTGGAAGAAAACAGCTATTTATAGTGATGAAAGCTAATCGTTTAAATGCTATAGACATGAATTTCAAATTCTTTCCACATACTGAAAAAGACACACAGGCAATGCTCGACAAGGTGGGCGTGAAAAATATTCAGGATCTTTTTGCAGGTATTCCCGAAGTACTGCGATTTAAAGAAGATTACGATATTCCCGAGGCAAAGAGCGAAATCGAAATAAGAAACTTCTTCAAAAAGTTAGCAGATAAGAACCAACAGCTGACTTGTTTTGCTGGTGCAGGCGTGTACGACCACTATGCACCAAGTGCAATTCCACAAATTGTAGGTCGTTCAGAATATCTTACTTCATATACTCCATATCAAGCAGAGATATCACAGGGAACATTGCACTATATCTTTGAATTCCAAAGCATGATAGCAGAACTTACTAATATGGACGTTGCCAATGCCTCAATGTATGATGGTTCTACTGCTACTGCTGAAGCAATGATGGTGGCTGCTGCTCAATCAAGCAAGCGCAATACTGTCTTATATTCTGAAACAATCAATCCACAGATTGTCGGAGTGCTTAGAACATACGCACATTTCAATGGCGTAAACCTTGTTTCGGTTGCCAGCGAGAATGGTGTAACATCTAAGAAAGACTTGGAAACGAAAATCGCAGAGGGTGGTGTAGCAGGCGTCATTGTTCAGCAACCAAACTATTATGGTATTGCTGAAGACTTCACAGGCTTTGCCGACATCTGCCACGACAATAAGGCATTGTTCATTGTAAACAGTGTTGCAGCTGACCTTTCTATTCTTAAGACTCCAGGCGAGTGGGGGGCAGACTTTGCAGTAGGCGATGTTCAGAGCCTTGGTTTGCCTATGGCGTTCGGTGGTCCATACGCTGGTTATATGAGCTGTACGCAGAAAATGATGCGTAAGATGCCTGGTCGTATCGTCGGACAGACAAAAGATTCACGCGGACAGCGTGTATTTGTACTTACTTTGCAAGCTCGCGAGCAGCACATTCGTCGTCAAAAGGCAACATCGAATATCTGTTCTAACCAAAGTTTAATGACACTTTATGTTACCATCTATATGTCTATGATGGGCAAGCAGGGTGTCAAGGAAGCTGCACAGATAAGCCTTGATGCGGCCCATTATCTATGTGATAAGATGGTGGCTACTGGTAAAGCACAGTTGGTTTATAATCAGCCATTCTTCAATGAGTTTTTGGTGAAAATTGAAAATCGTGATGCTTTCTACGATAAAGCAATTGAAAAAGGAATCCTGCCAGGTGTAAAGGTTGGCGACGACCAGCTCCTTGTTGCTGTAACAGAAAAGCGTACGAAAGAAGAGATGGAAGCACTTGTTGCACTTCTCTAACCTAATGAACTTTAAGCAAAGTTTTACAAACACTTAAATTATTGAAGA
Proteins encoded in this region:
- a CDS encoding Crp/Fnr family transcriptional regulator, translating into MEVSMYETLANSPFFNGLTAKEIKDVLQTINYKIVEYPAKEIYTLAGMPCKYADFILKGELISRMTGLSGKQVQIDRLKACILIAPAFIFAKNNAMPVSVETTQHTTIMRMKPSELKYLIDSNERMRMNFIQLLSSIDVFLTQKLRMVSLFTVREKVAYFLMKAAREQQSRTIKLINSRQEIADTFGIQKFSLLRCLSEFEDNGAIKIDGKQITILNSDKMK
- the hcp gene encoding hydroxylamine reductase, which codes for MSENKMFCFQCQETAKGTGCTIKGVCGKEAETSKWQDLLISVVRGVGTIQHALGGKPSKEVADYVVDSLFATITNANFDDQSILNKVDAGLILKKKLIKEASIKNISLPDYQEVHWGGEKSDYSEEGIREGVLRNENPDLRSLKELTILGLKGMSAYYDHASRLDETNDEIIAFMCKALSEISNPNADMDTLLSLVLETGKYGVDAMALLDKANTGAYGNPELTKVNIGVGKNPGILISGHDLKDIEELLIQAEGTGVDVYTHSEMLPAHYYPRLKKYKHLVGNYGNAWWKQKEEFTTFNGPVIFTTNCIVPPAKNASYADRVFTTNATGYPGWKHIVAGKDGKKDFSEVIALAKTCEAPQEIEKGEIVGGFAHAQVFALADKIVEAVKSGAIRKFVVMSGCDGRMKSRNYYEEFAKALPKDVVILTSGCAKYKYNKLNLGDINGIPRVLDAGQCNDSYSWAVVALKLKEIFGANDINDLPIFFNIAWYEQKAVIVLLALLSLGVKNIHIGPTLPAFVSENVLKVLVENFGLAGNGTVEEDIQKYIF
- a CDS encoding IS4 family transposase — its product is MNIGKYIFSQVIDFVPRYQFDKLVTKYKGDRHSRELNSYNHLLHLLFGQITGCDSLRDICMCLTAHHNILYHLGIRKTVTHSSLSRANENRNYHIYEELGKYLIEQVRPLYSETKLSEVSVDNVLYALDSTTISTSIVLATWALGKYSKGAVKMHTLLDLHGSIPASIHITDGKWHDSNELDRIEPEPLAFYMMDKAYVDFDALYRFHKAGAFWICRPKDNMRYEIVDHKEDFDVSTGVRGDFTIRLTTCKSRKLYPEHIRKVCYYDAVNGKEVEFITNNFEIEALEIANLYRHRWDIEVFFKWIKQNIVVKTLWGFSKNAVSTHLWVAIITYLLIAKMKHEYKSPYSITEVATLIRISVLEKVNLKELITEQDPLPSHNQYVKERSLFDDI
- the gcvT gene encoding glycine cleavage system aminomethyltransferase GcvT, which translates into the protein MENKRTCLYDKHVALGALISPFGGFDMPIQYSSIIDEHNAVRKHCGVFDVSHMGELVVSGNEAEKFVNYIFTNDVTGLAVGKVLYGMFCMEDGGVVDDTCICKVGENEFILTVNAANIEKDYEWLKKHTKGFDVKLVNDSEKYGQLAIQGPEAEKIIQEKLGIPCSDLKFYEVKKLKHEGEDIIISRTGYTGEDGFELYGAPAYIVKMWDKLMEAGVTPCGLGCRDTLRFEAGMPLYGHELSETITPVMAGLSMFVKFDKEKFLGKEALLKQKTEGVTKRLRGLWLDDNAIPRNGYKVFKDGKEVGEITTGYKLISVERSCAVALVDADIKMEDRVEVQIRKKFFPATVGKKKFYDPHYVK
- the gcvH gene encoding glycine cleavage system protein GcvH; this translates as MAKVIEGLYYAESHEYVKVEGDIAYIGITDYAQHALGNVVYVDMPEAEDEFEAEEGFGAVESVKAASDLNAPVSFKVLEVNEALEDQPELINQDPYKNWILKVELTDKSELDNLMDAKSYEEFCAK
- the gcvPA gene encoding aminomethyl-transferring glycine dehydrogenase subunit GcvPA, which codes for MNFKFFPHTEKDTQAMLDKVGVKNIQDLFAGIPEVLRFKEDYDIPEAKSEIEIRNFFKKLADKNQQLTCFAGAGVYDHYAPSAIPQIVGRSEYLTSYTPYQAEISQGTLHYIFEFQSMIAELTNMDVANASMYDGSTATAEAMMVAAAQSSKRNTVLYSETINPQIVGVLRTYAHFNGVNLVSVASENGVTSKKDLETKIAEGGVAGVIVQQPNYYGIAEDFTGFADICHDNKALFIVNSVAADLSILKTPGEWGADFAVGDVQSLGLPMAFGGPYAGYMSCTQKMMRKMPGRIVGQTKDSRGQRVFVLTLQAREQHIRRQKATSNICSNQSLMTLYVTIYMSMMGKQGVKEAAQISLDAAHYLCDKMVATGKAQLVYNQPFFNEFLVKIENRDAFYDKAIEKGILPGVKVGDDQLLVAVTEKRTKEEMEALVALL